The Bacillus zhangzhouensis region GAAGCCGCTTGGTGACACCTTTATCAATGCCGTTAAAATGGTAATTGCACCCATTATTTTCTTAACCATTGTTCTTGGTATTGCCAAGATGGGGGATATGAAAAAGGTTGGAAAAGTTGGGGGAAAAGCATTTATTTATTTTGAAGTCGTCACGACACTTGCTCTGGTCATTGGTCTTTTTGTTGTGAATATCATGAAGCCAGGTGCAGGTCTTGACTATAGCAAGCTTGAAAAAGGGGATGTCTCACAGTATACCCAAAATGGGGGGCAGGGTATCGACTGGATGGAATTTGTCACACACATCGTACCATCTAACATGGTTGATGCTTTCGCAAAAGGTGATATTTTACAGGTCTTATTCTTCTCTATTTTATTCGGTGTTGCGCTTGCTGCACTTGGCGAGAAGGGGAAAGGAATCATTGAATGGCTCGATAAGCTCTCACTTGTTTTCTTTAAAATTATTGGATATATCATGCGTGCTGCGCCGCTTGGTGCGTTTGGGGCAATGGCTTATACAATTGGACATTTTGGGCTGGCATCGATTAAACCGCTGGCGAGTCTGATGCTCTCTGTTTATATGACGATGTTCCTGTTCATCTTCGTTGTACTGAACATTATTTGTAAAATGTATGGCTTCAGCTTGCTCGGTTATCTGCGATTTATCAAAGATGAAATTTTGATTGTTCTTGGCACAAGCTCTTCAGAATCCGTGCTGCCAAGAATGATGGATAAAATGGAACGCTACGGGTGCTCTAAGTCTGTTGTTGGTCTTGTCATTCCAACAGGTTATTCCTTTAACCTAGACGGA contains the following coding sequences:
- the dctP gene encoding C4-dicarboxylate transporter DctP; this encodes MKRLLKNLTFQVIAAVIIGIIVGMVWPNAGKEMKPLGDTFINAVKMVIAPIIFLTIVLGIAKMGDMKKVGKVGGKAFIYFEVVTTLALVIGLFVVNIMKPGAGLDYSKLEKGDVSQYTQNGGQGIDWMEFVTHIVPSNMVDAFAKGDILQVLFFSILFGVALAALGEKGKGIIEWLDKLSLVFFKIIGYIMRAAPLGAFGAMAYTIGHFGLASIKPLASLMLSVYMTMFLFIFVVLNIICKMYGFSLLGYLRFIKDEILIVLGTSSSESVLPRMMDKMERYGCSKSVVGLVIPTGYSFNLDGTSIYLSMAVVFLAQVFGVDLSISQQITIILVLMLTSKGAAGVTGSGFIVLASTLAALQVIPLEGLALLLGVDRFMSEGRAITNLIGNGIATIVVAKSEGEFDEAKSKAALQEMRNIKQAV